In the Sus scrofa isolate TJ Tabasco breed Duroc chromosome 6, Sscrofa11.1, whole genome shotgun sequence genome, one interval contains:
- the LDHD gene encoding probable D-lactate dehydrogenase, mitochondrial, whose amino-acid sequence MACLLRAATWRLFPWRGYCSRGTQGELSKGFVEALKAVVGSPHVSTAAAVREQHGRDESFHRCQPPDAVVWPQNVEQVSQLAALCYDQGVPIIPFGTGTGLEGGVCAVQGGVCVNLTHMDRILQLNLEDFSVLVEPGVTRKALNTHLRDSGLWFPVDPGADASLCGMVATGASGTNAVRYGTMRDNVLNLEVVLPGGRLLHTAGPGRHFRKSAAGYNLTGLFVGSEGTLGLITAATLRLHPVPEATVAATCAFPSIQAAVDSTVHILQAAVPVARIEFLDDAMIDACNRHSKLNCCVAPTLFLEFHGSEQALAEQVQRTEEITRHNGGSHFSWAKEAEERSRLWAARHNAWYAALALRPGCKGYSTDVCVPISRLPEILVQTKENLKASGLTGTIVGHVGDGNFHCILLADPEDPEELLKVMAFSKQLARHALAFHGTCTGEHGIGLGKRQLLQEEVGAVGMEVMRQFKATLDPRGLMNPGKVL is encoded by the exons ATGGCCTGCCTGCTCCGGGCTGCAACCTGGCGGCTGTTCCCCTGGAGGGGCTACTGCTCCAGGGGGACACAg GGCGAACTCAGCAAAGGCTTTGTGGAGGCTCTGAAGGCAGTCGTGGGAAGCCCGCACGTGTCTACCGCCGCTGCGGTCCGAGAGCAGCACGGGCGCGATGAGTCCTTTCACAG GTGCCAACCTCCTGACGCTGTGGTGTGGCCCCAGAATGTGGAGCAGGTCAGCCAGCTGGCAGCCCTGTGCTATGACCAAGGCGTGCCCATCATCCCGTTTGGCACAGGCACCGGGCTTGAGGGTGGAGTCTGTGCGGTGCAG GGCGGTGTCTGCGTCAACCTGACCCACATGGACCGAATCCTGCAGCTGAATCTAGAAGACTTTTCCGTGTTGGTGGAACCCGGCGTCACCCGCAAAGCTCTCAACACCCACCTGCGGGACAGTGGTCTCTGGTTCCCCGTGG ATCCGGGTGCAGACGCCTCTCTTTGCGGCATGGTGGCCACCGGGGCCTCGGGCACCAACGCTGTGCGCTATGGCACCATGCGCGACAACGTGCTGAACTTGGAGGTGGTGCTGCCTGGTGGGCGGCTGCTCCACACCGCGGGGCCCGGCCGGCACTTCCG GAAGAGCGCAGCGGGCTACAACCTCACCGGGCTCTTTGTGGGCTCCGAGGGGACCCTGGGACTCATCACAGCCGCCACCCTGCGCCTGCACCCTGTCCCTGAGGCCACGGTGGCCGCCACCTGTGCCTTCCCCAGCATCCAAGCGGCAGTGGACAGCACTGTACACATCCTCCAGGCTGCAGTGCCTGTGGCCCGCATTG AGTTCCTGGATGACGCCATGATTGACGCATGCAACAGGCACAGCAAGCTGAACTGCTGCGTGGCGCCCACACTCTTCCTCGAGTTCCATGGCTCGGAGCAGGCGCTGGCAGAGCAGGTGCAGCGCACAG AAGAGATCACCCGGCACAATGGAGGATCCCACTTCTCCTGGGCCAAGGAGGCCGAGGAGCGCAGCCGGCTCTGGGCGGCGCGGCACAACGCCTGGTACGCAGCCCTAGCCCTGCGGCCCGGCTGCAAG GGCTATTCCACCGACGTGTGCGTGCCCATCTCCCGGCTGCCGGAGATCCTGGTGCAGACCAAGGAGAACCTGAAGGCCTCTGGACTCACAG GAACCATCGTTGGGCATGTGGGCGATGGCAACTTCCACTGCATCCTGCTGGCAGACCCGGAGGACCCTGAGGAGCTCCTCAAGGTCATGGCCTTTTCAAAACAGCTGGCCAG GCACGCACTGGCATTCCATGGCACCTGTACTGGGGAACACGGCATTGGGCTGGGCAAACGGCAGCTGCTGCAGGAGGAGGTGGGTGCCGTGGGCATGGAGGTCATGCGGCAGTTCAAGGCCACACTGGATCCCCGCGGCCTCATGAACCCAGGCAAGGTGCTGTGA